From the genome of Marinobacter sp. F4206:
CCGGACAAGATCAGTACCTGAGGTCGGGTATAGCGTTTGATGGCTCGACTCCTTAGAAGGGTTTAACAACGGCGAGGATCACGACCGCCAGCAGGATGAAAACCGGCAGCTCGTTGAACCAGCGGTAGAAAACATGGCTGCGGGTGTTGCGATCATCCCGGAACACCTTGACCAGGTGGCCGCAGTAGAAATGATAAACGATGAGCGCGGCCACAAGCAGCAGTTTGGCATGCAGCCAGCCCTGACTGAAATAGCCGGAAATATTGTAACCAATGAGCCAGATGCCAAAGATCAGGGTGGCGATCATGGACGGCGTGGTGATCCCCCGGTACAGCTTTCTTTCCATGATCTTGAAACGCTCTCGGCCGGCTTCGTCCTCACAGGCCGCGTGATACACGAATAGTCGTGGCAGATAAAAAATGCCGGCGAACCAGCACACCATGGAGATTATGTGGAAGGCTTTAACCCACAGCATTCATTAGTTCCCTCGGTATTGGTAG
Proteins encoded in this window:
- the hemJ gene encoding protoporphyrinogen oxidase HemJ, with product MLWVKAFHIISMVCWFAGIFYLPRLFVYHAACEDEAGRERFKIMERKLYRGITTPSMIATLIFGIWLIGYNISGYFSQGWLHAKLLLVAALIVYHFYCGHLVKVFRDDRNTRSHVFYRWFNELPVFILLAVVILAVVKPF